In the Desulfuromonas sp. DDH964 genome, ATCTCGGCGCCTTTGCCGTGCTGGTCCTCGCCGGCAAGGAAGGGGAGAACAACCTGACGCTTGAAGGGTTTGCCGGCTTCGGTTACAAAAAACCCTTCCTCGGCATTGCCATGACGATCTGCCTCCTTTCCCTGATGGGGCTGCCGCCGACGGCTGGCTTTGTCGGCAAGTTCTATATCTTTTCCGGCGCGGTCAAGGCCGGCTACATCTGGCTGGCGGTTATCGGTGTTCTCAACTCTGCGGTCTCCCTCTACTACTACCTGCGGGTCATGGTCGCCATGTACTTCCGCGATCCGGCCGAAGACTTCTCCTGGGTGAAGGCCAACCTCGGCGCCACCATTTCCCTGGTGCTCGCCCTGATCGGGATCTTCTACCTCGGCATTCTCCCCGGTCCGGTGATGGAACTGGCCAAGCAGGCGCTTTTCTAGCCTGGTCTCGGTAACGTGTTATACTGCGAGCCCCGAATCGATTTTCGATTCGGGGCTCGTTTGCGTCAGTGGCCGAACGCAAGGGGCTGGTCAGTACGCCATCGGAATCAATGAGGGAAAGATGCCAACAGAAACGGGAAGCGGAAGGACACGGGGCCGGGCAGTGTTCTATATCGCCGTGCTGGCCTACCTGATATGCGCGGGATCCTGGGTATGTGCAGAGGAGGCGGTTCCGGAAGCCGCTGGCACCCCGGGAGCCTTTTCCGAACGGATGAAGCTGGAAGGGAAGCTGGAGAGCAATCCCTTTTCCATTACTACCTACAAGCGGAATTACCTGCTTCCCCTGAGCTACAATGCGTCACCCAATCGCAGGACCACCTCGGATGTCGGTGACACCGTCGATCACGCTGAGGTCGAGTTCCAGGTCAGCCTGCAGTTCCCCCTGGTCAACAGCCTCTGGAAAGAGAACGGTCGCCTCTTCCTCGCCTATACCAACCATTCCTGGTGGCAGGCCTATAACAGTGATGCCTCCAGCCCGTTCCGGGAAACCAACCACGAGCCCGAGTTGATGTTGGCGATTCGAACCGATCAGAGGATTTTCGGTTTTGACGCCAAAAGTTTTACCTTCGGGCTGGTGCACCAGTCGAATGGCCGTTCCGGCACCCTTTCTCGCAGCTGGAACCGGGTGCAGGGTTATTTTATCTTCGAACGCGGGCGGCTGGTGCTGGCACTCTGCCCCTGGTACCGGATTCCCGAAGAAGCCAAAACCGGACCGGACGATAGCTCGGGGGATGACAATCCCGATCTGGAACGATACCTGGGATACGGAGAGCTGACGGCGGTTTACAAACTGGGAGAGCAGACCCTCGGCATGGTGTGGCGCAACAACCTGCGGGCCGAAGGGAACAAGGGAGCGATCGAGATCGACTGGAGTTTCCCCCTGGCCGGTCGCTTCAAGGGGTATGTGAAATATTTCAATGGTTACGGGGAAAGCCTGGTCGATTACAATGCCTCAAGCAACCGCATCGGCGTCGGGCTCCTCTTCAGTGATCTGCTGTAGGTCCTTAAGCTTCAGAGCAGGCCGTCCTGGCGCAGTTGCCGGATCAGGACCTTGACAATTTCCTGGGTCTGGCTCTGGATCGCTTCGGAGGTGGTAGTGCGCGTAAGGATGGTCCAGATCAGTTTGCCGCTGTTGAAATCGTAGAGATTGGTCTCGAGATCGAGGACTTTGTAGGTGACGTCATAACTGCGAACCGTGGTATAGCTGCGGCTGTAGTCGTTGTACCAGTGGCTGGGGGGCGGGTAGCGCCCGTCGTAATAATCGTAAGGGTAATTGCGGCCGTTGAAGCTGCGATCGGTGTTGATATCGGTGACGCGCTGCTTTTCCTTTTTAAGGTCGACCAGTTTGGTGACGAGGATCGTATCGACACCGATTTTTTTGGCGGCGGCGTTGATCTCCTCCTGGGAGGCGCCGCCATCGGGGAGCACGGAAAAACTGGGGACCGCCGTTACGCCCTCGGCGTCAAGGCCGTTGGCAAAGGCCGATTCGAAAATCTTGCGCGTGCTCTCTTGCTTGGCGACGCCGAGTACCAGGACCCTGTTGATGCGGGCGCTGTAACCCGGGTCCCGCCAGGTGCCGCTGATCCTGGTGGAGGCGCAACCGGTCAGGGTCAACAGCAGGGCGACGAGGATGGCAGGAAGGGTCGTTTTCACGGTGGATAAGCTCCTTTGCAGAAAAGCGGAGCGGCAATCACTGCCGCCTGCCTCTGATACTATATGCTTTTCGCTGCCAACTGCAATCCCCGGCGCAGGTTGCGCTTTTACTGCCCGCAATCCCTGTTAATCTTTTCCGGGGGGGGCACTGGTGTTAAACCTCGGGGACAAAGGACGGGACGTGGCATGAATCGAGGCGAGGAAGTCGCTGCCGCCCAATTGCAGGAGGCCGCGGCGGAGGAATGGATCCTGACCCTGGCCGGAACCTGGAGCCTGCGGGGAGATCGTCCGGTTGACGATCGCCTTATGGCCCGGCTCGCAGCCGCCAGCGGCCGGCTTGGTTTCGACAGCGAACAGCTGACCGGCTGGGATAGCAGTCTTCCTCTGTTCCTGCGCCAAATTGAAGGACAGGTCGACCAACGTCAGCTGGCCATTGATCGTAGCGGGTTGCCGGACGGGGTACGGCGTCTCCTTACCCTGACAGATAGCGGCAGCGAAGCTAAACGGGATGCGGATCGGCAGGCCCCTCCTGGCTTCCTGGCCCGGGTCGGGGCGGCCATGCTGCAACGGATGGAATGGTCCGCCTTGGCCCTTGCTTTTCTCGGCGGAACGACGCGGGCGGCCTGGCGCATGCTCAGGGGGAAGGCGCGCTGGCGCCCCGAGGATCTCGCCGGTTTCCTCCAGGACTGCGGGCCACGGGCCCTCCCGATCGTCAGCCTGATCGCCCTGCTGGTCGGCCTGATCCTCGCCTTTATCGGCGCCATGCAGCTGCAGACCTTCGGTGTGCAGATCTATGTCGCCAACCTGGTCGGCATCGGCATGGCCCGGGACATGGGGGCGATGATGACGGGAATCATCCTCGCCGGCCGTACCGGCGCCGCCTATGCCGCCCAACTCGGGACGATGCAGGTCAACGAGGAGACCGACGCGCTGCGCACCCTCGGCATCGACCCGCTCGAATTTCTCGTCCTGCCGCGCTTGCTGGCCCTGGTCCTGATGATACCGCTGCTCTGCTGTTATGCCGACCTGATGGGCATCATCGGCGGCGGCCTGGTCTGCGTCAGCCTTTTCGATATCACGCCCCTGCAATATCTGCAGCAGACCCGGGAGGCGGTCCCGCTTTATCATTTCACCGGCGGTCTGGTCAAGGCGACCGTCTACGGCATCGTGGTCGCCCTGGCGGGGTGCCACCGCGGCCTCGCCTGCGGCCGCAGTGCCGCCGCCGTCGGCGAGGCGACGACCGCAGCGGTGGTAACATCGATTGTCTGGATCGTGGTCTGGTGCGCCATCCTGACCGTGCTCTACAACCTGATCGGAGTCTGACGATGATCCGTGACCGGGAGCCGGGGCCGGTCCTCGCCGTCGAGGGTCTGCAGATGTCCTTCGGGGACACCCTGGTCCAGCAGGATTTGACCTTCGATGTCCGCCGCGGCGATGTCTTCCTCATCATTGGCCCGAGTGGTTGCGGCAAGAGTACGCTGCTGCGGCACCTGATCGGCCTGCAGACCCCGGCGGCGGGCACCATCCGTTATGGTGGCGAAGATCTGTGGGCCCTTGACGAGGAGGAGCGAATCCGCCAGCTGCGCCGGATCGGGGTCCTGTTCCAGGGCGGCGCGCTCTGGAGTTCCCTGACCGTGGCGGAAAATATCGCCTTGCCGCTGCACCACTACACCCGCCTCTCCGCGGCGGAGATCAGGGGGCAGGTCGCCTTCAAACTGGCCCTGGTCGGCCTCGACGGCTATCAGGACTTCGCGCCCGCCCAGCTCAGCGGCGGCATGCGCAAGCGCGTCGGCCTCGCCCGCGCCCTGGCCCTCGATCCGGAGATCCTCTTTTTCGACGAACCTTCGGCCGGCCTCGATCCGGTCAGCGCCCGGCGGCTCGACGACCTGATCCTGGAGTTGCGGGAGAGCCTCGCCGCGACCCTGGTGGTGGTCACCCACGAACTCGCCAGCATCTTTGCCATTGGCAGCAATGGCGTTTTTCTCGACCCGGAACAGCGGACCATGATCGCCAGCGGCAGCCCCGCCGAGATGCTGGCCGCCGGTGAGCCGAAGGTTCGGGAGTTTTTGCAGCGAGGTGAAGCATGAGCCGAAAATTCAGTCCGACCCTCCTCGGCGCCTTTGTCACCGGGGCGGTGATCCTGGCGCTGGGCGCCCTGGCCCTGTTCGGTTCCGGCTGGCTGCGCAAGGATGTCCGGGTCAACGTGGTCTACTTCAGCGGTTCGGTCAAGGGGCTGACGATCGGAGCGCCGGTGATGTTCCGCGGCGTCACCATCGGCCAGGTCAAGGATATCCGGGTCATCTTCGACACCCGGGAACTGACCTTCCGCATCCCGGTCCTGATTGAGACCGACATGGAAAGGATCCAGGCGGTCGGCGCCGATCAGCCGGGGACCGGCCCCGGCCAGGGCGCGACGGATGCCTTCATCGATCTGCTGGTCAAACGCGGCCTGCGCGCCCAGCTGCAGATGCTGAGCCTGGTGACCGGTCAGCTTTTCGTCCAGCTCGATATCTTCCCGGAGAGTGAGGCCCACTTTGTCGGCAAGGGGGGGGATTACCAGGAAATTCCGACCGTGCTGTCGAGCTTCGAGGAGGTCTCCAAAACCCTGGAACAGATCCCCCTCGATCAGCTGGTGCAGAAGGTGGTGACGACCCTCGACGGCCTGGAAAACCTGGTCAACAGCCCCGAACTGGGCGAGAGTGTAAGGACCCTCAACGAAACCCTGCAGGCGGTGCAGAAACTGAGCGGCCAGGTCGATGCGAATTTTGCCAGGATGGTCGGCGACGTCTCAACGACGATGGCATCGGTGGCCACCCTGGCTGAACATCTCGATGCCGAGCTGGTCCCGGTCAGCAGGGAGCTGCGCGGCACTCTGGCAGTGGCGCGAGGTGCCTTTGGCCAGGCCGAGAGTGCCCTGGCCGGCCTCGATTCGACCCTGGCGCCCCAGGCGCCGGAACGGGCGGCCCTGCGCCAGGCGCTGCAGGAGTTGACCGACGCCGCGCGGGCAGTGCGCATTCTCGCCGAGGCGCTGGAACTGCAGCCGGAAATGCTGCTCAAGGGACGACAGGGGACGCCATGAAAAGGATTGCACGGTTTCTGACCTGGTTCGCGATTCCCGCTCTTGCCGGCTGCATCTCCCTCGGCGCGCCGACGCCACCGAGCCACTTCTACCTGCTGGGCGCGGCGCCGGCGCCGGTGCCGGCCGGGCCGGTCCAGGGTGAGTTGCAACTGACCCTGGTAGCCCTTCCCGCCTACCTCGACCGGCCGCAACTGGTGACCCGGCGCAACGAACAGGAACTCGAAATCGCCCCCTTTGAACGCTGGGGCGAGCCGTTGGCGACGGGGATCACCCGGGTTCTCGCCGCCACCCTGCGCCAGCGGCTGCCGGAGCTGGTGGTGGTCGCCGGGGCCGAGAGCGCCACCCGGGCGGCGAC is a window encoding:
- a CDS encoding phospholipase A — its product is MKLEGKLESNPFSITTYKRNYLLPLSYNASPNRRTTSDVGDTVDHAEVEFQVSLQFPLVNSLWKENGRLFLAYTNHSWWQAYNSDASSPFRETNHEPELMLAIRTDQRIFGFDAKSFTFGLVHQSNGRSGTLSRSWNRVQGYFIFERGRLVLALCPWYRIPEEAKTGPDDSSGDDNPDLERYLGYGELTAVYKLGEQTLGMVWRNNLRAEGNKGAIEIDWSFPLAGRFKGYVKYFNGYGESLVDYNASSNRIGVGLLFSDLL
- a CDS encoding ABC transporter ATP-binding protein → MIRDREPGPVLAVEGLQMSFGDTLVQQDLTFDVRRGDVFLIIGPSGCGKSTLLRHLIGLQTPAAGTIRYGGEDLWALDEEERIRQLRRIGVLFQGGALWSSLTVAENIALPLHHYTRLSAAEIRGQVAFKLALVGLDGYQDFAPAQLSGGMRKRVGLARALALDPEILFFDEPSAGLDPVSARRLDDLILELRESLAATLVVVTHELASIFAIGSNGVFLDPEQRTMIASGSPAEMLAAGEPKVREFLQRGEA
- a CDS encoding PqiC family protein codes for the protein MKRIARFLTWFAIPALAGCISLGAPTPPSHFYLLGAAPAPVPAGPVQGELQLTLVALPAYLDRPQLVTRRNEQELEIAPFERWGEPLATGITRVLAATLRQRLPELVVVAGAESATRAATGRLQVSFDRFEGNQASGQVELAARWQLATPAGAILARGQVELVAPWPERSASSLVEGYDQLLARFGGELARQVALVLIPARAG
- a CDS encoding MlaE family ABC transporter permease, whose product is MNRGEEVAAAQLQEAAAEEWILTLAGTWSLRGDRPVDDRLMARLAAASGRLGFDSEQLTGWDSSLPLFLRQIEGQVDQRQLAIDRSGLPDGVRRLLTLTDSGSEAKRDADRQAPPGFLARVGAAMLQRMEWSALALAFLGGTTRAAWRMLRGKARWRPEDLAGFLQDCGPRALPIVSLIALLVGLILAFIGAMQLQTFGVQIYVANLVGIGMARDMGAMMTGIILAGRTGAAYAAQLGTMQVNEETDALRTLGIDPLEFLVLPRLLALVLMIPLLCCYADLMGIIGGGLVCVSLFDITPLQYLQQTREAVPLYHFTGGLVKATVYGIVVALAGCHRGLACGRSAAAVGEATTAAVVTSIVWIVVWCAILTVLYNLIGV
- a CDS encoding MlaD family protein gives rise to the protein MSRKFSPTLLGAFVTGAVILALGALALFGSGWLRKDVRVNVVYFSGSVKGLTIGAPVMFRGVTIGQVKDIRVIFDTRELTFRIPVLIETDMERIQAVGADQPGTGPGQGATDAFIDLLVKRGLRAQLQMLSLVTGQLFVQLDIFPESEAHFVGKGGDYQEIPTVLSSFEEVSKTLEQIPLDQLVQKVVTTLDGLENLVNSPELGESVRTLNETLQAVQKLSGQVDANFARMVGDVSTTMASVATLAEHLDAELVPVSRELRGTLAVARGAFGQAESALAGLDSTLAPQAPERAALRQALQELTDAARAVRILAEALELQPEMLLKGRQGTP